One Anguilla rostrata isolate EN2019 chromosome 15, ASM1855537v3, whole genome shotgun sequence genomic window carries:
- the LOC135240652 gene encoding 5-hydroxytryptamine receptor 1F-like, whose product MDLANCTTVHHKSTSSKVLLSLTLSLLAVLTTAINSLVIAAIVVTRKLHHPANYLICSLAVTDLLVAILVMPFSIVYIIKETWIMGQAVCAIWLGVDITCCTCSILHLAAIALDRYRAITDAVEYSRKRTSLRATLTVAVVWVLSILISLPPLVWRHQGNHGDECLIKHDHIAFTLYSTFGAFYIPLALILVLYYKIYRAAKTLYHRRGTSRLSRPEANGSVLPKDSDRDPRSPDLLSLPEKSYSDPSTEGDRVRIALRSPRFESRRQGSFKKQRLSGSREKRAATTLGLILGAFIVCWLPFFLKEVIVNTCSSCSLPAEMADFLTWLGYLNSLINPLIYTIFNEDFKKAFQKLVTCRYYL is encoded by the coding sequence ATGGATTTAGccaactgcaccaccgtgcACCACAAAAGCACCAGCAGCAAGGTCCTGCTGTCCCTGACGCTGTCTCTGCTGGCTGTGCTGACCACTGCCATAAACTCTCTGGTCATTGCCGCCATCGTTGTCACCAGGAAGCTGCATCACCCTGCCAACTACCTGATCTGCTCGCTGGCTGTGACGGATCTGCTGGTGGCCATCCTGGTCATGCCCTTCAGCATCGTCTACATCATTAAGGAGACCTGGATCATGGGTCAGGCGGTGTGTGCCATCTGGCTGGGCGTGGACATCACCTGCTGCACCTGCTCCATCCTGCACCTGGCGGCCATCGCCCTGGACCGGTACCGGGCCATCACCGACGCGGTGGAGTACTCCCGTAAGAGGACGTCCCTGCGCGCCACACTCACCGTCGCCGTGGTGTGGGTCCTCTCTATCCTCATCTCCCTGCCCCCGCTGGTGTGGCGGCACCAGGGTAACCACGGCGACGAGTGCCTGATCAAACACGACCACATCGCCTTCACCCTCTACTCGACCTTCGGGGCTTTCTACATCCCGCTGGCGCTCATCCTGGTACTGTACTACAAGATCTACCGCGCGGCCAAGACCCTGTACCACAGGAGGGGCACCAGCCGACTCAGCCGGCCGGAGGCGAATGGCAGCGTGCTCCCCAAGGACTCTGACCGGGACCCCCGCAGCCCGGACCTCCTCAGCCTGCCTGAGAAGTCTTACTCGGACCCTTCCACCGAGGGCGACCGCGTCCGCATCGCCCTCAGGAGCCCCCGCTTCGAGTCGCGGCGGCAGGGGTCCTTCAAAAAGCAGCGCCTCTCGGGTAGCCGGGAGAAGAGGGCAGCCACGACGCTGGGCCTCATCCTCGGGGCCTTCATCGTCTGCTGGCTCCCCTTCTTCCTGAAGGAGGTGATCGTCAacacctgctcctcctgcagtctgcctgccgAAATGGCCGACTTCCTCACCTGGCTGGGGTACCTCAACTCTCTGATAAACCCGCTGATATACACCATCTTCAATGAGGACTTCAAAAAAGCCTTCCAGAAGCTGGTCACATGCAGATACTATCTctga
- the LOC135240496 gene encoding putative proline-rich protein 21, with amino-acid sequence METVLCLKTLSSFRQYLQHPLHYTPFLSLSPLLHYTPFLSLLSSSTLHFSVSLLSSTILPFSLLSSSTLPFFLSPLLHTPFLSVSSPPLLSLSLHLLFSTTHPFSLSPLLHYTPFLSISSPPLHSLALCLLSSTTLPFSLSSSLLHTLSLCLLSSTTHPFSPSPPLHILSLISSSPLHTLSLHLLHYTPFLSVSSPPLYTLSLCLLLHYTPFLSVSSPPLYTLSLCLLSSTTHPFSLSPLLHYTPFLSVSSSPLHTLSLSPLLHYTPFLSISSPPLHTLSLCLLSSTTLPFSLSPLLHYTPFLSVSSPPLHTLSLCLLSSTTLPFSLSPLLHYTPFLSVSSPPLHTLSLRLISSTTHPFSPSPLLHYTPFLSLLSSTTLPFSPSPLLHYTPFLSVSSPSLHTLSLCLLSSTTHPFCLSPLPHSQLGLQPLSQHPH; translated from the coding sequence ATGGaaactgtgttgtgtttgaAAACCCTCAGCAGCTTCAGGCAGTACCTGCAGCATCCCCTCCACTatactccctttctctctctctctcctctcctccactatactccctttctctctctcctctcctcctctacactccatttctctgtctctctcctctcctccactatactccctttctctctcctctcctcctctacactccctttctttctgtctcctctcctccacacaccctttctctctgtctcctctcctccactactctccctttctctccatcttctcttctccactacacaccctttctctctgtctcctctcctccactacactccctttctctccatctcctctcctccactacactcccttgctctctgtctcctctcctccactacactccctttctctctctcctcttctctactacacaccctttctctctgtctcctctcctccactacacaccctttctctccatctcctccactACACATCCTTTCTCTCATCTCCTCTTCTCCACTACACAcgctttctctccatctcctccactacactccctttctctccgtctcctctcctccactgtacaccctttctctctgtctcctcctccactacacaccctttctctctgtctcatctcCTCCACTGtacaccctttctctctgtctcctctcctccactacacaccctttctctctgtctcctctcctccactacacaccctttctctctgtctcctcttctccactacacaccctttctctctctcctctcctccactacactccctttctctccatctcctctcctccactacacaccctttctctctgtctcctctcctccactacactccctttctctctgtctcctctcctccactacacaccctttctctctgtctcctctcctccactacacaccctttctctctgtctcctctcctccactacactccctttctctctgtctcctctcctccactacacaccctttctctctgtctcctctcctccactacacacgctttctctccgtctcatctcctccactacacaccctttctctccgtctcctcttctccactacacaccctttctctctctcctctcctccactacactccctttctctccatctcctctcctccactacacaccctttctctctgtctcctctccttcactacacaccctttctctctgtctcctgtcctccactacacaccctttctgtctgtctcccctccctcactcccagctgggcctgcagcctctctctcagcacccTCACTAG